A single genomic interval of Bernardetia sp. harbors:
- the coaE gene encoding dephospho-CoA kinase (Dephospho-CoA kinase (CoaE) performs the final step in coenzyme A biosynthesis.): MIQKKGDILQLGITGGIGTGKSTVCKIFETLGIAVYDADTRAKMVMVTDDILKLELKKAFGEEVYLSENEVNRDFLVKTVFSNPNDNSKLQILNSIVHPAVGRDYASWYEEHKNKSSYLLKEAALMFESDSYKVLDAIIVVHSPLENRIKRVLERDSHRTEEQVRGIIAKQMPEEEKLKRADFVIYNDASHPLIKQVLELHEKFQSF; the protein is encoded by the coding sequence ATGATACAGAAAAAAGGAGATATTCTTCAACTTGGCATTACTGGAGGTATAGGTACAGGAAAAAGTACAGTCTGTAAAATCTTCGAAACATTGGGAATTGCTGTCTATGATGCAGACACTCGTGCTAAAATGGTAATGGTTACAGATGATATTCTAAAACTAGAACTTAAAAAAGCCTTTGGGGAAGAAGTTTATCTGTCTGAAAATGAAGTTAATAGAGATTTTTTAGTAAAAACAGTGTTTTCCAATCCAAATGACAATTCTAAACTACAAATCCTCAATTCTATTGTCCATCCAGCCGTAGGACGTGATTATGCATCATGGTATGAAGAACATAAAAATAAAAGTTCTTATCTTCTGAAAGAAGCAGCCTTGATGTTTGAATCAGATTCGTATAAAGTGTTAGATGCTATTATTGTAGTTCATTCGCCTTTAGAAAACCGTATCAAAAGAGTTTTGGAAAGAGATTCGCACCGAACAGAGGAACAAGTAAGAGGAATTATCGCCAAGCAAATGCCAGAAGAGGAAAAATTAAAACGAGCCGATTTTGTGATTTATAATGATGCTTCTCATCCGTTGATTAAGCAGGTTTTGGAGTTGCATGAGAAGTTTCAATCCTTTTGA
- a CDS encoding DUF4231 domain-containing protein, translated as MEDNNKQDSSNSAHNPYTIKVDIYGQQMDYHQITTHSDYVDYFMKRYIGQVTWYDKKAVANKNLFMWYQRIVIFLGALIPIIVAVGGYISWVKEYSGLMSAIISGVIAIVAALDKLQQPMSNWYNYRNIAENLKKEQYYYEFKIPPYQGLNEMAMKRLFVERIEGTVASDINRFLQGSKNKDDEDDTPTDDVLRNTPSPTP; from the coding sequence ATGGAAGATAATAACAAACAAGACAGTTCTAATTCTGCTCACAATCCATATACTATAAAAGTAGATATATATGGACAACAGATGGATTACCACCAAATCACGACACATAGCGATTATGTAGATTATTTTATGAAACGCTATATCGGACAAGTAACTTGGTACGACAAGAAAGCTGTTGCCAACAAAAATCTATTTATGTGGTATCAACGTATTGTCATTTTCTTGGGAGCTTTGATTCCAATTATTGTTGCTGTGGGGGGATATATTTCTTGGGTTAAAGAATATAGTGGTCTGATGAGTGCTATTATTTCGGGTGTTATTGCTATTGTAGCTGCTTTAGATAAACTCCAACAACCGATGAGCAACTGGTATAATTATAGAAATATTGCTGAAAATCTAAAGAAAGAACAGTATTATTATGAGTTCAAGATTCCTCCTTATCAAGGTTTGAATGAAATGGCTATGAAACGACTTTTTGTAGAGCGAATAGAAGGAACTGTTGCTTCTGATATCAATCGTTTCTTACAAGGTTCAAAAAATAAGGATGATGAAGACGATACTCCAACAGATGATGTTTTGCGTAACACACCATCACCTACACCCTAA
- a CDS encoding DUF3124 domain-containing protein, producing the protein MFKQSFSLLFKRNNVQSVSKFSIVNFSICLSVFLLSSCDSGSKDFIPKNQGTTTYTDEDLSYIKELNSKSLIKLSNVKDKESLSSNSFPTDELKDSLAFGQLLYVPVYSEIYSIGHHRTERLSSTLSIRNVNPNAEFYITRLEYYDTEGNVLKEIKSTELPIKVNPLETKNHVVALYDDKGGVGANFILEWRSSKAIVSPMVETIMISTESNWGLSFTAESKTIEEYGR; encoded by the coding sequence ATGTTCAAACAAAGCTTTTCATTATTATTCAAAAGAAATAATGTTCAATCTGTCAGTAAATTTTCCATTGTTAATTTTTCAATTTGCCTAAGTGTATTTTTACTCTCTTCCTGCGATTCTGGCTCAAAGGATTTTATTCCTAAAAATCAAGGGACAACCACCTATACTGATGAAGATTTAAGTTATATCAAAGAACTCAATTCTAAAAGTTTAATCAAGCTCTCTAATGTTAAGGATAAAGAATCATTGAGTTCAAATTCGTTTCCTACAGATGAATTAAAAGATTCATTAGCTTTTGGGCAACTTTTATATGTGCCTGTCTATTCAGAAATTTATAGTATTGGACACCATCGAACTGAGCGTCTTTCTTCTACTTTAAGCATAAGAAATGTAAATCCTAATGCAGAATTTTACATTACTCGCTTAGAATATTACGACACAGAAGGGAATGTTTTGAAGGAAATAAAATCTACTGAATTGCCTATTAAAGTAAATCCTTTAGAAACAAAAAATCACGTCGTTGCTCTCTATGACGATAAGGGAGGCGTAGGAGCAAACTTTATCTTGGAATGGAGAAGTAGCAAAGCTATTGTTTCGCCAATGGTAGAAACCATTATGATTAGTACAGAATCTAACTGGGGACTTTCTTTTACTGCCGAATCAAAAACTATCGAAGAATATGGAAGATAA